From Cecembia calidifontis, one genomic window encodes:
- a CDS encoding VCBS repeat-containing protein, producing MRGFYIFLLVFIGGVACSKPKKESLFTLLSSEVTGIDFSNNLISSEEMNILEYLYFYNGGGVALGDINNDGLVDIYFSSNQGENKLYLNKGNFQFEDITASAGVSGEGGWSTGVTMADVNGDGFLDIYVCQVGDYKGLTGKNKLYINNGDLTFSEQAADYGIDFVGFSTHAVFFDYDNDGDLDLYLLNHSIKKPEVFSHADSKFTNQDEKGGDKLFKSLVSQGELRMVEVTQEAGILSSSLGFGLGVGIADVNRDGWMDLYVSNDFTEDDYLYINQGDGTFKESLREYIENTSRYSMGNDLADINNDGLTDIFTTDMLPQDPEIWMKSVGEDKQEVFDVKKRLGYGDQYVRNHLQLNRGDGKFSEIGLLTRTYATDWSWSPLIFDMDNDGFKDIHVTNGIVKRPNDLDFIQYSQEPTPGLTEKEIQKRQIDMLPTVKLSNVVFQNKGNLEFEQVAKHWGLDQLSYSNGSAYADLDNDGDLDLVINNTDQPAFIYRNNSERLGHHFVQFELKGDRANLNGIGAQVWVMAAGETYHQVLSTSRGFQSGTSTVLTFGLGKAEEIEVVYVDWGAEEVENYGSLGINQRHQLVKGQGEKSELPKGKVSHVLEIVDLGLDWEHEENLEIDEFRREYLMPRRYGMEGPALAVGDINGDGLDDIYLGGAKGQAAAIYLQQQGGSFLRLENPMFEQLKMAEDVVAEFVDLNGDGYLDLYVGSGGNEFLSGEIFNFDRVFLNDGKGNLRFSMNSLPPIGENTSTVAFHDVNGDGAMDIFVGSSVVTGNYGAVPKSYLLINDGNGRFKDMTSQYFGEDFRPGMVQKSLWHDITGDEEKELLIAGEWMPVRAFQKQSDGSFKEIMPLAPSGWYYGMEVFSHGGEDKGILLGNLGLNTKLKASEKESVQLYHGDFDGNGQEDPLVFHYMEGYLVPFASRDDLIRQIPGLKRRHESYVRYAQVKEPLGLLEKEQIAQANIKKAEEFRSFFIPFGKNQYIPLPIEGQFSPLRDFVVFSSGGSTYVLGVGNFSGFRTDYGKKMAQPIVLFRWAEDGFIHEPLGFDAKDFWGEYRGIRQIVINGNEYLVAVRNNHKPVFFKVKS from the coding sequence ATGAGGGGTTTTTACATTTTTCTATTGGTATTTATTGGAGGGGTAGCTTGTTCCAAACCCAAGAAGGAAAGCCTTTTTACATTGCTCTCTTCGGAAGTGACAGGGATAGATTTTAGCAATAACCTGATTTCTTCCGAAGAAATGAACATCCTGGAATACCTCTATTTTTACAATGGGGGAGGGGTTGCCCTGGGTGACATCAATAATGATGGATTGGTGGATATTTATTTCTCCTCCAATCAAGGGGAGAATAAACTGTATTTGAATAAAGGTAATTTCCAGTTTGAGGACATTACTGCTTCAGCAGGTGTATCAGGAGAGGGAGGCTGGTCCACTGGGGTGACCATGGCAGACGTAAATGGAGATGGTTTTTTGGATATTTATGTCTGTCAAGTAGGCGATTATAAAGGACTTACAGGGAAAAACAAGCTTTATATCAATAATGGGGACCTCACTTTTTCTGAGCAGGCAGCGGATTATGGGATAGATTTTGTAGGTTTTTCTACCCATGCAGTTTTCTTTGATTATGACAATGACGGGGATTTGGACCTGTATTTATTGAACCATTCCATCAAAAAGCCAGAGGTTTTTTCCCACGCAGACTCCAAGTTTACCAACCAAGATGAGAAAGGAGGGGATAAGCTCTTCAAAAGCTTGGTATCCCAAGGGGAACTTCGTATGGTGGAGGTGACCCAGGAAGCGGGCATCCTTTCTTCCAGTTTGGGTTTTGGATTGGGAGTTGGAATTGCGGATGTGAATAGGGACGGATGGATGGATCTTTATGTCTCCAATGATTTTACGGAAGATGACTACCTGTATATCAACCAAGGGGATGGGACTTTTAAAGAGTCACTTAGGGAGTATATAGAAAACACAAGTCGGTACAGCATGGGCAATGACCTGGCGGACATTAACAATGATGGCCTGACGGACATTTTTACCACGGATATGTTGCCTCAGGATCCTGAGATATGGATGAAGTCAGTGGGGGAGGACAAACAAGAAGTTTTTGATGTCAAAAAGAGGCTGGGTTATGGAGACCAGTATGTGAGGAATCATTTACAACTCAACAGGGGTGATGGTAAGTTCAGCGAAATTGGCTTACTGACTAGAACCTATGCGACTGATTGGAGTTGGTCCCCTTTGATTTTTGACATGGACAATGATGGCTTCAAGGATATCCATGTGACCAATGGCATTGTCAAAAGACCCAATGACCTGGATTTTATTCAATACAGTCAGGAACCAACGCCGGGTTTGACCGAAAAAGAGATCCAAAAAAGGCAGATAGATATGCTTCCCACGGTCAAGCTGTCCAATGTTGTTTTTCAAAATAAGGGCAACCTTGAATTTGAACAGGTGGCCAAACATTGGGGTTTGGATCAACTGAGTTATTCCAATGGTTCTGCCTATGCCGACCTGGACAATGATGGTGACTTGGATTTAGTGATCAACAATACCGATCAGCCTGCATTTATTTACAGGAATAATTCCGAGAGATTGGGCCATCACTTTGTGCAGTTTGAGCTTAAAGGTGATCGGGCCAATCTGAATGGCATTGGGGCGCAAGTTTGGGTAATGGCCGCCGGAGAAACTTACCATCAAGTATTGAGTACATCTAGGGGGTTTCAGTCAGGGACCTCTACTGTTTTGACTTTTGGCTTGGGTAAGGCGGAGGAGATTGAGGTGGTATATGTGGACTGGGGCGCAGAAGAAGTGGAAAATTATGGATCGCTTGGCATCAACCAAAGGCATCAACTGGTCAAAGGACAAGGTGAAAAGTCGGAGTTGCCAAAAGGAAAAGTTTCCCATGTTTTAGAAATTGTTGATTTGGGACTGGATTGGGAACATGAAGAAAACCTGGAGATTGATGAATTCAGGAGGGAATACCTCATGCCGAGACGTTACGGGATGGAAGGGCCTGCTTTGGCAGTTGGGGATATCAATGGGGATGGCTTGGATGATATCTACCTTGGCGGGGCCAAAGGGCAGGCAGCGGCCATTTATTTGCAGCAGCAAGGGGGAAGCTTTCTCCGGTTGGAAAATCCAATGTTTGAGCAGCTCAAAATGGCCGAGGATGTGGTAGCCGAATTTGTTGACCTAAATGGAGATGGTTATTTGGATCTGTATGTGGGAAGTGGTGGAAATGAATTTCTATCTGGAGAGATTTTCAATTTTGACAGGGTATTTTTAAACGATGGAAAGGGGAATCTTAGGTTCTCCATGAATTCCCTTCCACCGATTGGAGAAAATACTTCTACGGTCGCTTTCCATGATGTGAACGGGGATGGGGCCATGGATATTTTCGTTGGCAGTTCTGTGGTTACCGGGAACTATGGTGCGGTGCCAAAGTCTTATTTGTTGATCAATGACGGGAATGGAAGGTTCAAAGACATGACTTCTCAGTACTTTGGGGAGGATTTCAGGCCGGGGATGGTACAGAAATCCCTATGGCATGATATCACTGGGGATGAAGAGAAAGAACTGCTCATAGCTGGAGAGTGGATGCCAGTGAGGGCTTTCCAAAAGCAATCTGATGGATCTTTTAAAGAAATAATGCCTTTGGCTCCATCAGGGTGGTATTATGGAATGGAGGTTTTTAGCCATGGGGGAGAGGATAAAGGAATTCTTTTAGGGAATTTGGGCCTGAATACTAAATTGAAAGCTTCTGAAAAAGAGTCTGTTCAACTTTATCATGGGGATTTTGATGGCAATGGGCAGGAGGATCCTTTGGTCTTTCATTATATGGAGGGATATTTGGTGCCATTTGCTTCAAGGGATGACCTGATTCGTCAGATTCCTGGCCTAAAAAGGAGGCATGAAAGTTATGTCCGGTATGCTCAAGTAAAAGAGCCTTTGGGCTTGTTGGAAAAAGAGCAAATAGCTCAGGCTAACATCAAAAAGGCAGAGGAATTCCGTTCCTTTTTTATCCCTTTTGGGAAAAACCAATATATACCTTTGCCGATTGAAGGACAGTTCAGTCCTCTCAGGGATTTTGTGGTGTTTTCCTCAGGAGGCAGTACCTATGTATTGGGAGTGGGGAATTTTTCCGGTTTCAGGACAGATTACGGAAAGAAAATGGCCCAGCCAATTGTATTGTTCAGATGGGCAGAGGATGGATTTATTCATGAGCCATTGGGTTTTGACGCCAAAGATTTCTGGGGGGAATACAGAGGCATTAGGCAAATTGTGATTAATGGGAATGAGTATTTGGTCGCTGTTAGGAACAATCACAAGCCTGTTTTTTTTAAAGTAAAATCATGA
- a CDS encoding vanadium-dependent haloperoxidase, translating to MRTIRSLILAIVLLVGFACQENQDYQDIITNGDYQIAAQLKLTDVIIHDIFSPPVASRIYAYPSIAAFEVVALADPSYTSLMGQLNGFEKKDFDTEGEIYYPLAALAAYYKVGTAMIFSEALVQEHKERAFQEIRKKGVPKKVFERSVALGEEVAAHVIAYARKDNYHESRSFEKYTVTNEPFSWQPTPPAYMEGIEPHWNKIRPFVLERANQFQSPPPTEFSTDVNSQFYKEAEQVFNTVKNLTKEQKDIAYFWDCNPYKVNVKGHVMFAEKKITPGGHWMGIAAIASKAADQDWKGTAETLAYTSISIFDAFIACWDEKYRSRLIRPETYINKYIDEEWLPLLQTPPFPEHTSGHSVASNAASEALTKLFGEPFYIYDSTEVAYGLPIREFNSFREAADEAAISRLYGGIHFMPAIVYGSEKGKRLGQYLNEKINTRGDNIAHKKE from the coding sequence ATGCGTACCATTAGAAGTTTAATCCTGGCCATAGTGTTGTTGGTAGGATTTGCCTGCCAGGAAAACCAGGACTATCAAGATATAATCACCAATGGGGATTACCAGATAGCCGCCCAATTGAAATTGACAGATGTCATCATCCATGACATCTTTTCGCCCCCTGTAGCCAGTAGGATTTATGCCTATCCATCTATTGCAGCTTTTGAAGTAGTTGCTTTGGCAGACCCTTCTTACACCTCATTAATGGGGCAATTGAATGGTTTTGAGAAAAAGGACTTCGACACTGAAGGTGAGATTTATTATCCACTTGCGGCATTGGCGGCCTACTACAAAGTGGGTACTGCCATGATTTTTTCGGAAGCATTGGTGCAGGAGCACAAGGAAAGGGCTTTTCAGGAAATCAGGAAAAAGGGAGTTCCTAAAAAAGTGTTTGAAAGGTCAGTAGCTTTGGGTGAGGAAGTAGCTGCCCATGTGATCGCCTATGCCAGAAAAGACAATTACCACGAAAGCAGGTCATTTGAAAAATATACTGTGACCAATGAGCCTTTTTCCTGGCAGCCTACACCTCCGGCCTACATGGAAGGAATAGAGCCTCATTGGAATAAAATCAGGCCTTTTGTTTTGGAACGTGCCAATCAGTTCCAATCTCCCCCACCGACGGAATTTTCTACGGATGTGAATAGTCAGTTCTACAAAGAAGCTGAGCAAGTTTTCAACACGGTGAAAAACTTGACCAAAGAGCAGAAGGATATAGCTTATTTTTGGGACTGCAATCCTTATAAAGTCAATGTTAAAGGCCATGTGATGTTTGCGGAAAAGAAAATTACCCCAGGCGGACATTGGATGGGAATTGCAGCGATTGCTTCAAAAGCAGCAGATCAGGACTGGAAAGGAACGGCTGAAACCCTCGCCTACACCAGTATTTCCATATTTGATGCCTTTATTGCCTGTTGGGACGAAAAGTATAGGAGCCGATTGATCAGGCCTGAAACCTACATCAACAAATATATCGATGAGGAGTGGTTGCCCCTGCTTCAAACTCCGCCTTTTCCTGAGCATACTAGTGGACATAGTGTGGCTTCCAATGCGGCCTCAGAAGCACTTACGAAGTTGTTTGGAGAACCCTTTTACATTTATGATTCCACTGAAGTGGCTTATGGACTTCCGATCAGGGAATTTAATTCCTTTAGGGAAGCTGCAGACGAGGCAGCTATAAGTAGGTTATATGGAGGGATTCATTTTATGCCAGCTATAGTTTATGGGTCCGAGAAGGGCAAAAGACTGGGGCAATATCTAAATGAAAAAATCAATACCAGAGGGGATAACATAGCCCATAAAAAAGAGTAA
- the rsmG gene encoding 16S rRNA (guanine(527)-N(7))-methyltransferase RsmG — MDIILKYFPDLTEDQKNKFARLKPLYEEWNEKINVISRKDMEHFYERHVLHSLGIAKVMEFQPGTKVLDIGTGGGFPGIPLAILFPDCHFHLVDSIGKKITVVKEVAKALKLSNVEAQQTRAEDLVRKYDFIVSRAVTRFANFYPWVKGKFRKEDFNEFPNGIFLLKGGDVDEEMEERPVSYVTYHLDDYFKEEFFDTKKVVYVPWEGKR, encoded by the coding sequence ATGGATATTATACTGAAGTACTTTCCGGATCTAACTGAAGACCAAAAAAATAAATTTGCCAGACTCAAGCCCCTCTATGAGGAGTGGAACGAGAAGATCAACGTGATCAGTAGGAAGGATATGGAGCATTTTTATGAAAGGCATGTGCTGCATTCCCTGGGTATTGCCAAGGTGATGGAGTTTCAGCCGGGCACCAAGGTCCTGGATATCGGAACCGGTGGTGGATTCCCCGGGATTCCTTTGGCCATCCTGTTTCCTGATTGCCATTTTCATTTGGTGGATTCTATTGGGAAAAAGATCACAGTTGTTAAGGAAGTAGCCAAAGCTTTGAAGCTATCCAATGTAGAAGCCCAGCAGACAAGGGCAGAAGATTTGGTCCGTAAATATGATTTTATCGTAAGCAGGGCGGTGACCCGATTTGCCAATTTTTATCCCTGGGTCAAAGGAAAATTCAGGAAAGAGGACTTCAATGAATTCCCCAATGGCATCTTTTTATTGAAGGGAGGGGATGTGGACGAGGAAATGGAAGAGAGGCCTGTAAGTTATGTGACCTACCATTTGGACGATTACTTCAAGGAAGAATTTTTTGATACCAAAAAAGTGGTGTATGTGCCTTGGGAGGGGAAAAGGTGA
- a CDS encoding MIP/aquaporin family protein: MDVFVAEFVGTSLLLAMGSGVVANVVLNGTKGNGSGWIVITTAWALGVFIGVVVADPYSGAHLNPAVSIALAITGDFPWADVPSYVFAQILGAMFGSGIAWLVYKDHFDATDDKELKFAPFGTAPAIRNLPSNLISEIVGTSVLIIVILYSTEPVIQDGNDTPIGLGSLGALPVAFLVWVIGLSMGGTTGYAINPARDFGPRLMHQILPIKGKGSSDWGYSWVPVLGPILGAAIAAGIYLLLGVGGMV; the protein is encoded by the coding sequence ATGGATGTATTTGTAGCAGAATTTGTGGGTACCTCTCTTCTCTTGGCAATGGGTTCGGGAGTGGTGGCAAATGTTGTCTTAAACGGAACCAAAGGAAATGGCAGTGGATGGATCGTGATCACTACAGCTTGGGCCTTGGGTGTGTTTATTGGTGTAGTGGTAGCCGATCCATATAGTGGAGCACACCTGAATCCTGCAGTCAGCATCGCTTTGGCCATTACGGGAGATTTCCCTTGGGCCGATGTCCCCAGTTATGTATTCGCCCAGATTTTAGGTGCTATGTTCGGTTCAGGAATCGCCTGGTTGGTGTATAAAGATCATTTTGATGCCACGGATGATAAAGAATTGAAGTTTGCTCCATTTGGAACTGCTCCGGCGATCCGTAATTTACCCTCCAACCTTATTTCAGAGATTGTAGGTACTTCTGTATTAATCATTGTAATTTTATATTCAACAGAACCTGTCATACAGGACGGAAATGATACCCCGATTGGCTTGGGTTCCCTTGGCGCTCTGCCGGTGGCATTTTTGGTCTGGGTGATCGGTCTTAGCATGGGTGGTACTACCGGCTATGCCATCAACCCTGCAAGGGACTTTGGACCAAGACTGATGCACCAAATCCTACCCATCAAAGGCAAGGGCAGCAGTGACTGGGGCTACAGCTGGGTGCCGGTATTGGGGCCCATTCTTGGTGCTGCCATAGCTGCGGGCATTTATTTGCTTTTGGGAGTTGGGGGGATGGTCTGA